Below is a genomic region from Ziziphus jujuba cultivar Dongzao chromosome 7, ASM3175591v1.
taaCAACTCAATGTGTTCATGAGATGATTTCAACTTCCTTGCTTCTCTCACTTCAGCCTCCTATCAATAAATCAAAGCAAACAAATCAGATAACAGTAGTAGGAAAGGATACAGGAAACGAGAACATAGGCTGAAGATTAAACTAAATAAGACTAAACTGTATATGCAATGCAAGTTCACTAGATCAGGGAATAAGGGACTGGTAAACTTAACAGCCAAACTTAATGGCCAAGATGTAGATAAGACAACAGCCTTATTCAAATAAACTCATATctcctttattttctttgtaagtATACAAATAAAGGAAATCTCTGCAaaagagccttttttttttttttttttttggatggcaGGTAATCTGACAAAATCGCAatcattataatattgtaaGCACACAGCAGTTTGAACGTAAATTCACAAGGAGCCAGACTCACATAGTTCCTAAGCTCTTCTTGCAGATGTTTAACCAAGATATTACTCTCTGCAGAAGTAACTTCTTTAAACGTGAAACTTGATAGTTTCTTCTCTACTTCACTCTTCTCTTGCAAACACTGGAAAACAAATGATATATAGCACCCAAaagtaaattgattaatttataatgtacTAAGTCAATCATTCCAGTAAAAAAATCTAGCACATCACAAATAATACAACAATCATACTAAAGGTGAAATAGACATAAAcaccaaacaaataatttcagTTCTGCATATATGTGATGGTAAAGAACAACAATATAAATACAAGGCAATCTTCATATCTACACTAGTATATGATCTCTTAGGGAACCATCACTCCCAAAAGTTAAGCTAATAAGAAGCGAGTCTAATGATGTACATTAAGCACACACAAATTACAGCTACCatgtttaatataatttcaagagatcaaatatgaaaataataataataatttaaaaataaaaaaaaaaaagctaaaacttTATCAAAGAAACATGcgtaaaattcaaaaatgtacAAACATAACACACAAACCTCCATAAGTTGCTTCTTAGCCTCTTCAAGCTGCTCATTTAATAGTTCTGATTCTTTCTCTACACTATTAGCTCTACACTCCATTCGTTCAAGCTACAAACAAGAGAACTAGgcaatttaaaaattactgTTGTTCATATGGAATGCAGGTAATTAACATCAAATTCTTAGGTACGCATACTCACATCGGCACTTATTCTAGAAATTGAAAGTTTCGATTCTCTTTTCAAATGTGCAAGTTCATCATTTAGACGTTTCTTCTCCCTTTCCATGCCTTCAGAAAGGTGACTTAGTTTTCTCTCTAAAGTACTTGCTTTTTCCTCTGCTGAAGCTGCTGAAGACTCGGCTTTCATGCGAAGGTTTATTTCACTTTGGAGCTTTACCTAAAATTCAAAATCAGTAAGACATGAGGTAAATTAGTAACATGATGTTCATGTGACTTGGCaataaacagaaacaaaaagCAAATCCATCTCTCTacagaaaattgaaaatacttATCAAAGAAGTATTTCAAGCATACAGGAATGATTAGCTCGTCAGTACACTTAGGTTCGCATTGGCAATCTCATGATTTGTACATGAACTTAGGTACAAAGGTATATCTCATGATTTGTACATGAACTTAGGTACAAaggtataattaatattaacaagTCATGCTTCATTTGAATATTCTAGATTggtataaatgtttaaaatttttatggttCAATTTTGTAATATAAGGTGAAATTTCTAAAACACACCAGAGCATTATTCAAAGGtactgaaaataaatattaatacacTCATGAAGCATATTTGATTAGGAAATTCCTTGTGTACTTGTTATACAATAACTAATTTAAAAATTCCTAAAGGACATAATACATAAGAgcagtaatagaaaattattgacACTTTACCACAAATAAATAGGAATCTAGGACTAAAACTGTTggttaaataatttaaagaagTCATATTCACCAGCTGTTGGACAATTTCATAGTTAACACACATTTCCAGGGAACTTATACTAAACCAACAAATTTGATCACttgatttgaaaaatatcagctaatgataaaaaagaatggGCTTGTAACTTGTAAGGAACAAACTAAAAATCATGGAATGGGATCTTCCTGATTAAAACTTTAAATTGCCTATTAGCCATTTTCCTTAAAGCAGAAAATGAAATGGTACAAAATGGATCCACAGACCCATCTCATGGAAAACATATTCGTAATACCTCAAGATCACTTTTTGACTGTATTTGGTTTCGGTATCGTTCCTGAGAATCTTTTGTCTCCTTCAAAAGCCGTTCTTGAAGCAACTGTTCGCGTGCTTTTGCTGCAGCGAGTTCTTGCTCTGCATATAAGAATTGATCCAATAATTTCTTCTTCTCAGCTTCTGCAACATTTACAATCAGAATTAGGACAGAAAAGCCTACATGAATCCCAAAAGACAAACAATAATTTCCAAACTAGATAAGCATACAAGACCAAAACACatgacaataattttttttttttttcaaataatagttTCAAATGCtgcttataaaaaaacaaaactttacaagattaaaaaactttccttcttctcctgaaattatttaaaacaaaaaaaaaaaaaaaaaaaacaacaacaacaacaacgagaACTTTGCCTAAAAATCAAACTTcgaacaagtttttttttttttccttttttttttcacatcatCTCAAAAATAACAACCAATCGTCGTTTATTtgtaggaaattaaaaaaacattaatcaaGAAACAAAGTGCGGCTACAAAACCCACCAACTTTGGACAAATTCTCATTGAGTGCTTCCCATTTAGATTGATAATCACGAGCTTGCTTCTCTGCACTGCTTAAAGCATCCAGAAAATCCGATTTAACCTAAaacacattgaaaaaaaaaaaaaaaaagaaagagaagaaagaaagaatttaaaataatttgtttttgacaaaataaaaatctataaataagaataataataataataaggaatcAGAGaaataggggggaaaaaaaaccaattgCCGACACTGGTAGGTGCAAAGCATTTGGTGGGATGAGGATTCGAGTGGCTGAGCAGCACCCGAAGGAGGATCCTCGTATATGACGAGAGGCAGGTCCGACCCGGTAGCCGGCGGTGGGCTCTCGACGGCAATGATCTCCGATGCCGCCGCAGCTCGCTGCCTTTTCGGCGGTGGAGTCCTCACTATCATCGTTCTCGGTTCTTCTCCTTCCTATCCAAACAACTCAGAGcaactctctccctctctctctctctcaagctGTGAGTGTAGTGTTTGTTTGAGTGGCCGATTGGCGGTGGCTTCGTTTAAAAGCCAGGCGCCATTTTTGCAAAAGCGCTCCCCTTACACATTTCCAAGTGGAATTTgccaaacacaaaaataaatattttgattatatttttccGATTCACTGACACAACGGTGTCGTTGTGTAGTTGGTTATCACGTCAGTCTAACACACTGAAGGTCTCCGGTTCGAGTCCGGGCGACGCCATTTTAAATTTcgtttacaaaattttaattgttatcattattttattttttttatggaaattatttgcattcactttctttttttaaattacagttgtgaaaaaaaaaaaaaattaaacgttTTCAcagttaaaatacaaaaattttatgggatttcagttaaaattaaatataagaaacaatttttttaattttttatcaaaaaaatcaaaattaagacATAATTTTACCTAATTTTCGATATTTGAGTAATTTGTctatttaagataaaaaaaaatatattattatctttttaaaggAGAAGGTAAgaggaaattaaaaattattcgCGTCTTCGTTTTTGTAATTtcagttaaaataaaaatataaaaacaaaattgacaaaaaataataataataataataattttatgcaATTAAATAAAGTCTCCGAGGAAATTATTCATTTCATCCTCCTTCGTATTCAATTTCAATCGCTCGGTGTTTTCTTCTTTCAATCGAGGTTTGGTTTTGACAGGGCCATGGCTTTCATCGTTGCAATGGGTATCATTATCGTCGGTATCGCGGCAATATTTATTCGCGTCGTCTATGTTGTTCACAGAACCGGAAAACCTCTGAAACCCAGAGGCAAAGCTTCACGACCTTTCAGTACGCTTATTGTCTTAGGTTCAGGTCAGTTTCCGATCTTTctctctagatatatatatatatatatatatgttggtgtTGAAGCAAATTGCAACTTTTTTTAATGGtggatttttggataaaattccAAGTGTTTTGAATGTCTGTAGGGGGACATACCGCCGAGATGTTGAACGTCTTGCAAGTGCTGCAGAAAGACAGGTTTAGTCCGAGAGTCTACATTGCTGCTGCTACTGATAATATGAGTCTTCAGAAAGCTCGCTTGTTAGAGAGCTCCTTGGCTAAAGaggtttttgaatttttcttctttttttttttttttttttggtgggttggTGTTTATATACTTGTATGTGTGAAAATTGGccattttgaatataaattgatgggtttatttatttattacttagtTAAAAAAGTTGATCTCGAGGTTTGGTTTAGGTGGGTAATTTAAGGTTGTGTTTTCCTTTCTTGGCTTCTGGTTCAGTAAAAAGTTGGGTTCGCTGTATTGTTTGGTTTTGAGAGtcgttcctttttctttttcttttttttttattgaaatcttGGTACTCTTCTTGAACTGAGTATAGAAATGGAATTAATTATGGTAATGATGAGAGATTGAATTAATTGTGGTAGGAATTAGGTACCTATTGGATAGTTGGAAATCATTGGTCATGAGATTTTTGTCAGGCGTAGTCTGGTATAAGATGattattgtttgatattgtttatCAATTGCCATCAGCCTTAGAAAAAGTTGTTACTGGCTTAAACTGACATGGACCTTTGAATCTTTGTTACTATTTATGATGCATTAGACCCTAACCCAATTCTTtgtgtttgtaaattaattgaaaaaaattgttgttgttcttgtttcGTACTAAAAATtcgattaaaaagaaaaatgtgtgTGAACTTAAATTGAGTGCAGGCGGAATATTAAAAATTCTAGATGTATCTGTATCATCTGTTAGTGCTCTTTTTTCTGTTCTGGGAGCTGTAGTGCTGCTACATTTTATTATCCCACTGGTTTTTGTCATTTTAATTTGAGTGTTTATTCTCAAACTAATTTCCAATACAGGCTGGAGAGAAGGTTGTTAAGGCTTCACAGTTCCTGCAGATATATCGAAGTAGGGAAGTTGGCCAATCATATTTGACTTCTGTATGGACAACTTTAGTTGCGATTGCTCATGCACTATGGATAATGATTAGAATAAGACCTGAAGTGGTACtttatctatttctgtttttatcattcatattcATGCCATTTCTGTTGCTTTGTCACGCTGATATCTAATTGTTCATTGTCAACTTTGTTGTTACCCCAGATTCTCTGCAATGGTCCTGGGACCTGTATTCCACTTTGCATTATTGCATTCTTATTTAAGGTTAAGATGTATTCCTtgaagtctctctctctctctctctctctctctctctctctctcacacacacacacacacataaaatccaaaatttaataaccaaGTAATATTGGAATTTATCATTTTAACTTTTCTTGCAGGTTGTGGGGATTCGATGGTCATTTGTTTTCTATGTTGAGAGTATAGCTAGAGTGCAAAGGCTCTCTCTAAGtggttttattctttataagtTACATATTGCAGATCAGTTCTTCGTGCAATGGCCACAGTTGCAAAGAAAATATCCCCGGGCTCACTATGTTGGTTGTCTTATGTAGTTGATCGAATTTTGATGCCCCAATGCTACTTTCACTTTACTCCCTAGGCTTCACaatgtaattttcatttttgaaatgtAACTTACATGGTTTTACATTCCTTTTCTGAGACTGGAGTATACAATGTTGACTTATCAACCTCTTGAGAAATTAGATGCATTGTAAATTCCCCCCATGATTGTCGGGGTGAGAATTATCCAATTGCCCTGAAGTTTATTCCATAGCCACAGTGATAAACATGAGTTGATTAGTTTATTATTTCATATTGTATTTGGAAGCCTTTGGAATCAGAGTTTCAGTTAATAAAAAACTGAACTGACAAAACAGTGATGGGATGTTAGTCTCTTAATATGATGGTTATCGATGATCCCTTTTACCTTTGGTTTACTTATTCCTCTTAACCTATCTATATCCTGACTGAAATATGTATTCTAACTGGCCTTATGCTATGCTTTCAATTCATTGAGTACCTAATGTTCTTTGCAAAAATTGTGCCTAACAATGTTGATGTTATCTAATGCAATTATCAACTTGTAACATAATCTTGAAAAAGAATATATTCTAGACCTCCATTGATAGATATGGAAGGACTGAGCTTTTCGATTTCTTCAATTACAGCCAAGTTCATGCTCCAAAAGTAGAAGATCAGAGATTCTATTCTAGCGAGACCACAATTTGCTTGGCTTTAGTATTTTACATCTGCTAAATAATCATAAACTAACTACATAGTTAGAAACCTAGAGTTAACCTGAGTGTCTGCTGCTATTCTAGGAGAGGACTGGAAATGCAACCATATGAATTTATAGTTCATTCTAACATTTAAGTCATTATGTACTCAGATATGTTATGCCTTATAAGTTAAACTTACAGTGGTGTTCCGTTTTGTGTTTATCCGCTTTTctgttatgtttttatttatcatgCTGTTTATCTATGAAAATTACATCTTCATGTGACAGCTTGGTTTTGGTTATTGCTCAGATAATCCATTAAATCTGGTATCTCATGGGACTTACCAGGCTTCTACATGTTCTGCTGATGGCCTACTTATACAATGAATTAAGGCATGCATGTGCTGGACCACTAGTTATCCTTCCTCATGAAGAGGAGCATGTTTATTACTTTCCAAAGGGTCACATGGAACAGGTATGTTGAAGTTAAAGTGAACATTTCACCCTctagaatttcatatatttgtCATGGATTTTTCAACCCTAGTTTAGCCAATTTAGAATTGATACATTGGATCAAATTACTTTCAATTCTTTCAAATTGCTTTCTTGGGACATTAGTGTTAACAAATTACAAGCCAATAAGATTTGTAGTTCGATATTTTAGGGAACAAATTGCCCAATTGTAACTACATAAGTTTTGTGAGTTGGTGATTTTCtgataagtttttattttcctttttccaagaaaaaagaaaatcttaatTATAGTATTTACAATATCTTGCATGGATGtttctattgttttatttttcttcatgaCTACCAGTAATAGCATCTCATCTGCTCTAAGTATGGGGTATGGAGTCAAAATTGCAACTTCATATGTCATTGAGTATGTGATTATCAGTCTAGGAAATGAACTTTGTTTGCATGCGGCGTTTTCGGGTATGTTATGTCAATATGCCTTTTCTTGTTCATAGTGGATCTTCTATCAGTGGCTCACTTATGCTTTTAAGGTCATTGTTCTTGAAATATATGCTCAACCAGAAAGAGATGAAGTTTATGCACACATTAGTCTATTACCTGAATCAGATGAgagttttctttcctttaaaatCATTATATGCCCTAGAGCTAAATTTGATCTTAAAATGCAGTCCATACATATTTTCCCAATCACCGTTGCTTCTAACCTACGCTATTCTGTTCTTTTGTTTCCCTTTCTTGGTCTTGCCGACCCTATTTCTATTTGCCTTCATGAATCAGCAAAGTGAGGTTACAAGCCCAGATCATCCACTCCCACCTTCTCCAAGGTGCACTGTCCATTCGTTTTGCATGACCCTTGCTGCTTCTGACACAAGCACTTATGATGGATTTTCTGTCCTCCATAGGCATGCAGATGGTTATCTCCCAACACTGGTAGTTTGAACTATATTATTTCCTTGATTGTAATAGACTATATATCTTTGTCACTAATTCACTCTCCCTTGTCGGGATGGTAGATGGATCTGTTGCTCTTTTTCTGAGTGCCTCTTTAAGTTTGTTTCATTCAGGATATGTTCCAGCTGCCTCCATGGCAAGAATTGGTTGCGACTGATTTGCACAGAAATGAAAGGCATTTTTATCACATATTTTGCAGTTGACCAGTTTACTTTGATTTGTGATACAGCATTCCTTTAGATCGTTGGAGATGGAGATTATTGTAAATTCCTTTTCGTCCCAAAAAGTCACAGGAAGCATGGTGAGCCAGCCCTTTCTGACTTGGAACTTTTTAAAGCATTATTTTCTATGCTTGTGGTCTTACATGCCTTGGTGTAACACCCAAACTTGGAACATTTGTCTTGTGAATGGTAAAGTCAGAATTTGCATTATATTTGCATTACTAATTTATTTCCTTGAGTAGCTGTTCTTTGGAAAGGAGAATGTTAATTGACACTCCATATGGAGACCACACAAAAAGTATTATACATTTCTATGTCTATTAGAACTTTAATAGTCTGGCATCCGTATACATTTGTATGTCTATTTTGTCATGCTAGCTAGGAtttaatgatttatattttgtaatgCCTTGGGCTGGATGTGGTTTTTTACTTTGTGAATGAAATATGATAAGCTCATATATTGCTACGAATTGATATTAAAACAGTTGATTACAGGACAACCTAGACGTCACTTACTCACAACTGGGTATAGTGTTGTTGTTAGTTCCAAAAAGTTAGTGGCTGGTGATGCTTTTATTTTCCTAAGGTAAATTCTGTACATCTTATGGATGTTATCAGCTTttactattgttatttattactaaattatcGTATTTGTTTTTAATGTATTGCTTCTCTTTTTCAGAGGTGAAAATGGATAGCTACATGTTTGAGTTAGGAGGCTCATTTGACAACCAAACAAAATGCCATCTTCTGCTATTTCTAGCCATAGCCATGCATCTTGGGGTTCTAGCTACTGCATCTCTTGCCATTACTCCTGGAACCATATTGTTTGCTTTGTATTTTGTTATATTCTTGTgttttgggacatatttcttgGACCATATCTTTATTTGCTGATACATACATTGGTTGGTTGTTGGATGAGATCTTTTTAGGAGTGTTGAgccattttaaaaatttgatgtgAGTTTCAAAGGAAGAAAACAGAGGAAGTGGCATGAGGTTTTTATTAATAATGTAGATCATTTCACAATTGCTATGCTTTTCAAGGTGAATTTTAGTTATGATCGCATGACTGTTCCTTCACCATATATTTTACTTGATTATTGCATCAAAAAATATGTGGTGAGAAAGATTAGAAACCTAGACCCTCTTTTAGCTATTGATTTCATACTTGAGGAGGCATGCCATATACCTGATAGTTTTGTTTGTTGTCATATAATTTAGGCAATAGTGCAGTTTAATAGAGTGACTACAAATCATGAAGTTATTTTATAAGATTATCTAGTATATCTTGTATTTCTTCTTGGTCTTCTTTATGGAACCTTTCATTGATTTCATATTTAAAGCAAGCATACCATAAACCTGTTGTTATGTTTCtagattttatttaaatcaGGTAATGATATACTTTCTTGATGCAGTGGTCTAATGGTTGATTTAGCTTCATGAAGTTATTCCATGAGATGGATTAGATTTTCGTTTGGGAAgctttggttttcttcttttctatgtGATTATGAAATGAATTCAAATGCATTCATGTCCAGAACCTGCTAACAAAAATTTTGTCActgcaaaaatagaaaaaattttgaaatttgacatGCAACTGAACTATTGACTTAGCTACTCTTTGCTATATAAATTGATAGTAGGATTAGTGCAGAAAATTATCCCTTCTAGTGCACCCTTTCTCAATTCCATGTCCTTAAACGTTGAcgttaagaaaaagaagaaaactgcCAAATGATGTTTGAGTTGAAGTTCTTAAAACTTCTTACCttatcaaaattctatattttaatattcatatttatatttataaaaaaatttatagcgTGGATAATCCGCATTATGGTGTGATGCAGATTTCAATATTGATGATGGTTTTCTGTCTGATGTCATTAACgaagtttttttaaaactatcatTAATATTAAAGTTCATATGACAAAAACATGCAAACATCTGCATCATAGACGGattctataattatataattatatatgtatatatatttggatttagGATTTATATGACATTATAAATTAGATATGGCTATATGCTGTACAGGAAGCTGCATGTGTGGAAGAAAATAGGGGGAAAATCAATGGTGTATTTTAGAAGAAAAAGAGGCTAAGAGCCAAGGAAGAACACTCCATCCAATGGTTTGCATGGATAATGCAGTTTACCAAGCAATTCATAATCAAACACCTAAATTTATTTTGGCGTTGCGTGTGCCAATAAATTGTTTGTTGGTTTTAAATTGCTCGTTACTACGAGTTATATGAGATGATGGGGTGTGAcagttatatttaatatttttcttattttattttttattttttgggtatctAGAGTCAAGCGAGAATTAACTCTCCAAGCTTGCgtttttaatgtttttcttaTCTTATTCTTAAAAACATCAGATCTGATCGGCTACATTGAACTATGGCTGAGaaaaaaattggagattttatttttacgCAAAACAACCATCACATCCCCACCTTGTTTTGTTCCTATTAGAGAAAGATGATATGGTAGGAATTTAGGGTCCAggcatatttttttcatttttctttttcaatttcttttaaataatttgcCAAACGCCCATTgttatgtctttttttttttttttttttttaagaacaatttattaaaatagaagTAGTAAACATAGTCAAAAATGGTGTTTTggcaaattaattttaaattttttaaaaataaaagaatttgtttggaaagaaaaaataagttatttttaaaaattatttatctttttattttattttaaaattatgttaggTACTGATTTTGGTGTAGAGTTTAGATCCAAACATCTACATATTTGTCTTTATTGAACTATTTATAGTTTTCAAAAACATAGAACTGTTTTTTAGTTACATagacaaaagtaaataaataaataaaaaatgttctcgtaaaacaattgaaattttatttttttgataataaacaattgaaaacaGGAAATAGAAAATATGGCCAAAATAGTCCTTGATAATGTGCAAATTTTCTATCACGCTCAAGTCATTGTGAtcatatatctttttatttgtcCTGCAATATGTTTTGAGGGTACACGCATGCTGTAAAACAAATGAGGTGGGAAAGGCCAAGAAAAGGTCCATTATCAATGGTACATTAATTGAACCACGACCCAAACATGACTTTCATAATTTTATGCCATGAACTAAATGTGCTATATGTCATAATCAAtttgacaaaaacaaaattacaaagtcTTTGAATCAATAGGAATTATGAATGGGAATATAATAGGGGATATAGGTTGGTCAGaatatccaaaaatatagaTACAAGCACGTAATATACTTTTAGTCAAATCGGCTACGCATAAGATTCCATTAATTTTTCTCACTTTTCCATATTTGGAAGATTACCATAAtacaaatttgactttttgatgaTTCTGCTTCATTTCTTGTAAAGTTCGGTTCGAAGACATCTCACTTCCTTTAACCctccccaaaagaaaaaaataataataaataactaaatataaaaaaagtctttttttaTTGCTAAAATTTGAAGACTTTGGTGGAAAAAATTTAACTTAaaaatcaccaaaaaataaCAGAATACGAATGATAACAAGATTGAAGATTCATGGAAAAATGTTGTATATAAGATTTTTggtcaatattatattaaaaaaaaaggtgaattacaaaacaaagaaaaaactaacAAACGTACATGCAAAGGTGGTGtatgacaaaacaaaaataattaataataacaacaaagacTTTGAAAATTTCCTTGCACTAATAGaagatttttggaaaaaattaagtCAGTGCAAAAGCCACACGTCTCGTTAACAAGATATGTACAAAGCCACACATTTTATTAATATGTGCAAAAACTACACGTCTCgttaatatgatatatacaaAAACCACATGTCTCGTTAACATGATATGGATCTATCCGATAAATTGCAGGTTTTGAtccataatattaaattggattcatataaattttatttgataaaacttATTAAGAAAATGGATAATAATGGAAGAAATCCGTTAATATGAgatagttttataattttacgtaacatgataattttattttgaaactaaatttacatggaaatttaAATTCTGATGTGTTGttttagatttattattttttaatagtcatgttgaattttgaatgttgatttagtttgtattttttgaatatttaaaattgacaatacacattatttatttacataaatctttaatatgattttaatttgtAACATTTTAAATTGACAATTATTAATGCatctacaattttaatatttagatttttttttgaaatgtttGAATTATCAACAAAcaaatccatttatttatttttttaagtttcattATGTCATTATagtatttaatcaaaatttgatatatatggtTAATGAGTTAAGACgttgtattataaattatataataatttaataaacgaaTTCACGTTCATATATGCTTAATAGGTTATAATCGgatgaaaaatttaatataaatacaatataatatgaCATAAATACACTTTAATATGACATATTGTATGACATAAATAAATACACTTTAATATGATATATTGCCAAACCTTAAAAAAGTAATTACGATCCCTATAAAGAAGAAtcattt
It encodes:
- the LOC107425341 gene encoding auxin response factor 2 isoform X2 produces the protein MNFVCMRRFRVCYVNMPFLVHSGSSISGSLMLLRSLFLKYMLNQKEMKFMHTLVYYLNQMRVFFPLKSLYALELNLILKCSPYIFSQSPLLLTYAILFFCFPFLVLPTLFLFAFMNQQSEVTSPDHPLPPSPRCTVHSFCMTLAASDTSTYDGFSVLHRHADGYLPTLHSFRSLEMEIIVNSFSSQKVTGSMLITGQPRRHLLTTGYSVVVSSKKLVAGDAFIFLRGENG
- the LOC107425341 gene encoding uncharacterized protein LOC107425341 isoform X1; the protein is MQLNKVSEEIIHFILLRIQFQSLGVFFFQSRFGFDRAMAFIVAMGIIIVGIAAIFIRVVYVVHRTGKPLKPRGKASRPFSTLIVLGSGGHTAEMLNVLQVLQKDRFSPRVYIAAATDNMSLQKARLLESSLAKEAGEKVVKASQFLQIYRSREVGQSYLTSVWTTLVAIAHALWIMIRIRPEVILCNGPGTCIPLCIIAFLFKVVGIRWSFVFYVESIARVQRLSLSGFILYKLHIADQFFVQWPQLQRKYPRAHYVGCLM